The following proteins are encoded in a genomic region of Synechococcus sp. CBW1002:
- a CDS encoding Nif11-like leader peptide family natural product precursor, translated as MSWSDLERLVVDAEANAQLQGVLRRCSSRNELLQTARRLGYRVTQNDLRQAWVQHLQDAEAQELSQLEPATGARR; from the coding sequence ATGAGCTGGTCGGATCTGGAGCGGTTGGTGGTTGATGCAGAAGCCAATGCCCAACTCCAGGGCGTCCTGCGCCGTTGCAGCTCCCGCAATGAGCTGCTGCAGACCGCACGCCGGCTGGGCTATCGGGTGACCCAAAACGATCTGCGCCAGGCCTGGGTGCAGCACCTGCAGGACGCTGAGGCCCAGGAGCTCAGCCAGCTCGAGCCCGCCACTGGCGCACGGCGCTGA
- a CDS encoding sigma-70 family RNA polymerase sigma factor — MSRRCGQPVGVGFFAVLPMASPASSLSRSALKACDALVLEHLPLADSIAAAAARRLFPLVEREDLIQVAREALVRSAPRCRADEPAAPYLRRCITGALQHHLRDRVRLVRVPRRLHEQGECPLRHLSLDASVDGEPCLLDQLAAPQPEPAISEAIHGLALEQLVDQLPAAQATALRLTVLEGLSLRAAAERLEISAMSVMRGQKKAIAALRQQLVGGG; from the coding sequence TTGTCTCGGCGCTGCGGCCAGCCGGTGGGGGTGGGGTTCTTCGCCGTCCTGCCGATGGCTTCCCCCGCTTCCTCCCTCAGCCGCTCGGCCCTCAAGGCCTGTGATGCCCTGGTGCTGGAGCACCTGCCTCTCGCTGATTCCATTGCCGCTGCCGCCGCCCGGCGCCTGTTCCCGCTGGTGGAGCGGGAGGATCTGATCCAGGTGGCCCGCGAGGCCCTGGTTCGCTCCGCTCCTCGTTGCAGAGCCGATGAGCCCGCTGCGCCCTATCTGCGCCGCTGCATCACCGGGGCCCTGCAGCATCACCTGCGCGATCGCGTGCGGCTGGTGCGTGTGCCGCGCCGCCTGCACGAGCAGGGTGAATGCCCGCTGCGGCACCTCAGCCTTGATGCCAGCGTTGATGGCGAGCCCTGCCTGCTCGATCAGCTGGCCGCTCCACAGCCCGAGCCGGCCATCAGCGAGGCCATCCATGGCCTGGCGCTGGAGCAGCTGGTCGATCAGCTGCCCGCCGCCCAGGCCACAGCCCTGAGGCTCACAGTCCTTGAGGGCCTGTCGCTGCGGGCTGCGGCGGAGCGGCTGGAGATCAGCGCCATGTCGGTGATGCGGGGCCAGAAGAAGGCCATCGCTGCCCTGCGGCAGCAGCTGGTCGGCGGGGGCTGA
- the drmB gene encoding DUF1998 domain-containing protein → MPAPQGTSNHPVGEVRHGQLITTYGPGAMVDLPDRSVVIGGLNLWHYSRDDDSCYIDEPRLIAKLRGLLGVGTLLLKRPPSEDDDFAQKFKSSSGIRSPQFPLWFVAQPKKEPFPPFIDESGKRYRTRPLIHKERLVKDKLPWREPGGTKQDLDVVPVRFVQCCANGHLSDIDWDRFAHGGARSNCQEDLWLDEAGAGNDFNEIYVRCPKCKKRQALASTKGDNGASLLGQCRGHRPWLGNFSTDAVPCTDEKGKPRYNRLLVRSASNAYFPEMVGAISIPEAEDPLRQLIISHLSDFEKITTAEKLSLALEMDLIKERLAAPLRERDAHEVMAILDAVRGSSTDTRTEKQPALKLQEIKALYAPSASLGSSDPASTFHAEILPLTGKPTWFTDRFDRVLKVHRLREVMALIGFTRLEPIVKGVDGDPIDQHDIGAKRADINNKELDWVPAIENFGEGLFLGVSEAALQAWRQGDGVVQHSSKHREACKLWNRDHGLKANEFDWPGEAYLMLHSLAHLLITTAALECGYGASAIKERIYSFPGQGYGILLYTSGSGSEGTLGGLVSLADRCDQLVAAALERGRLCSNDPFCSMHQPESDLEKRYSHGAACHGCLLIAETSCEQRNQFLDRAFVVPTLDVADAAFLPEQLP, encoded by the coding sequence ATGCCCGCACCCCAAGGCACCAGCAATCACCCGGTGGGCGAAGTGCGCCATGGCCAGCTGATCACCACCTATGGCCCCGGCGCCATGGTGGACCTGCCCGATCGTTCCGTGGTGATCGGTGGGCTCAATCTCTGGCATTACAGCCGCGACGACGACAGCTGTTACATCGATGAGCCCAGGCTGATCGCCAAGCTGCGCGGCCTATTGGGTGTGGGCACCCTGCTGCTCAAGCGCCCCCCCAGTGAAGACGACGACTTTGCGCAGAAATTCAAGAGCAGCAGCGGCATCCGCTCACCGCAATTTCCGCTCTGGTTCGTGGCGCAACCCAAGAAGGAGCCTTTCCCTCCATTCATTGACGAATCCGGCAAGCGTTACCGCACCCGGCCGCTGATCCACAAGGAGCGCCTGGTGAAAGACAAGCTGCCCTGGCGGGAACCCGGTGGAACGAAGCAAGATCTCGACGTGGTGCCCGTGCGCTTCGTGCAGTGCTGCGCCAACGGTCACCTCAGCGACATCGACTGGGATCGTTTCGCCCATGGCGGCGCCCGGAGCAACTGCCAGGAGGATCTCTGGCTCGATGAGGCGGGCGCCGGCAACGACTTCAATGAGATCTACGTGCGCTGCCCCAAATGCAAAAAACGTCAGGCCCTGGCCAGCACCAAGGGAGACAACGGCGCCTCGCTCCTGGGTCAGTGCCGTGGCCATCGCCCCTGGCTTGGCAACTTCAGCACCGATGCCGTGCCCTGCACCGATGAGAAGGGCAAACCCCGCTACAACCGGCTGCTGGTGCGATCGGCCAGCAATGCCTACTTCCCGGAGATGGTCGGAGCCATCTCAATTCCAGAAGCTGAGGATCCGCTGCGGCAGTTGATCATCAGTCACCTCAGCGATTTCGAGAAGATCACAACCGCCGAGAAACTCAGCCTGGCACTGGAAATGGACCTCATCAAGGAGCGGCTGGCAGCCCCCTTGCGCGAGCGTGATGCGCATGAGGTGATGGCGATCCTGGACGCCGTGCGCGGCAGCAGCACCGACACCCGCACCGAGAAGCAACCGGCGCTGAAGCTGCAGGAAATCAAGGCGCTCTATGCCCCGTCTGCATCGCTCGGATCTTCAGATCCAGCCAGCACCTTCCACGCCGAGATCCTGCCACTCACTGGCAAACCGACCTGGTTCACCGATCGCTTTGATCGGGTGCTCAAGGTGCATCGTCTGCGCGAGGTCATGGCGCTGATCGGTTTCACCCGGCTGGAGCCGATCGTCAAAGGCGTGGATGGCGATCCGATCGATCAGCACGACATCGGCGCCAAGCGCGCTGACATCAATAACAAGGAGCTCGATTGGGTACCCGCGATCGAGAACTTCGGCGAAGGTCTGTTTCTTGGCGTGAGCGAAGCAGCGCTGCAGGCCTGGCGCCAGGGCGATGGCGTGGTGCAGCACAGCTCCAAGCACCGTGAGGCTTGCAAGCTCTGGAACCGCGACCACGGCCTCAAGGCCAATGAATTCGACTGGCCTGGCGAGGCCTACCTGATGCTGCACAGCCTGGCCCACCTGCTGATCACCACAGCGGCGCTGGAATGCGGCTACGGCGCCTCGGCGATCAAGGAGCGGATCTACAGCTTCCCGGGCCAGGGATACGGGATCCTGCTGTACACCAGCGGCAGCGGATCAGAAGGCACCCTCGGCGGGCTGGTGTCGCTGGCTGATCGCTGTGACCAGCTGGTAGCCGCCGCCCTCGAGCGGGGCCGGCTGTGCTCCAACGATCCGTTCTGCTCCATGCACCAGCCCGAGAGCGATCTGGAGAAGCGCTACAGCCACGGCGCCGCTTGCCACGGCTGCCTGCTGATCGCTGAAACCAGCTGCGAGCAGCGCAACCAGTTCCTCGATCGCGCCTTCGTGGTGCCCACGCTCGATGTGGCTGACGCCGCCTTCTTGCCCGAGCAGCTGCCATGA
- the drmA gene encoding DISARM system helicase DrmA translates to MRPQSEPPQGSAEVRDQLVTALELELIGPTQRVLQALGPEGEGLDSEALDRLPSSWYPTGFLVPTETDLSLKCDDTADDDFAGVDGVDQRKPKKPNTEYKPGSGDDGGNSESGPARPQLFASSIGVSVLLPPGGELQLIARWGDYVRLAEAANPDAAASIAREEPGSREASREQQIWQRTSHEEALALNHSEITATRGLTGRPWPNSNGLHLRWHCRPAPASQGYAAGTVAVTLFLTNERKKAITLVERDQQSAFQAELELRCPQGFVARLDPHAGRASGDWDEAVNALQFRDAREYGVGHNVGVEVETAPDGGCTRLRTTWIPQATVEKVVPRADVGCELAMEELDRLASQGFEAIRAALMPLVDRYQEWIEQQAAVAGLNAQQQATAEQLLANARSQSQRIARGIEALAEPDIRDAFAIANRTMAAAARQRYGVMQGLKADDPSLRPPAWRPFQLAFLLMNLVGIARPNDPQVDPQRERENVDLLFFPTGGGKTEAYLGLAAFTLVMRRLRHGGSLQAGGLSVLMRYTLRLLTLDQLGRASTLICALELERQKQPEKLGSWPFEIGLWVGQAGTPNRMGGKGNNNESTARLRVRAYNDGKTPIKPIPIDTCPWCGVEFGKRSLLDPRPCGTAGVFNLLRQGRPDGDNPEELRVACLNRDCAFKGTTGRNYLPLVAVDDMIYRRLPSFLIATVDKFASLPWEGRSGKLFGKATHVLDGQGFYGPADGDDASKGVRLADRLDPPDLVIQDELHLISGPLGSMAGLYEAVIDELCSRDGLRPKIVASTATVRRASEQMRALFGRNDSSIFPAPGPDRRDSFFAVTVPADQVPGRLYVGLSAPGRNVKALLLRASLALMSGAQLAWKAAEKQRTAQRKRGETPGPNPADPYMTLLGYFNTIKELGISRRLIEEELTSQLATHGERVRLGDKAERSANRKIANIPLELTSRVSTTEVSTTKDRLARSFDDKERVDVALATNMISVGLDITRLGLMLMLGQPKTTAEYIQASSRVGRDSEKPGLVVVLLNPNRPRDRSHYEHFAYSHDVFYRDVEATSVTPFSERALERGLPAITVALARHLSDQLTPSSRAGDVAALAEVREAVAEALRRRVAIGLVHVPADADAQASSVAEQVRHIVDDWCAIAQKHGRMEYGREDGVLPPLLRTPLDPQLLELDDEREKQFKANRSLRDVEPSALLLKDRLQTTTRG, encoded by the coding sequence TTGCGCCCCCAATCCGAGCCTCCTCAAGGCTCTGCTGAGGTCAGAGATCAGCTCGTGACGGCCCTGGAGCTGGAGCTGATCGGCCCCACCCAGCGGGTGCTGCAGGCCCTCGGGCCGGAAGGTGAGGGATTGGACTCGGAAGCCCTCGATCGGCTGCCCAGCAGCTGGTACCCCACCGGCTTCCTGGTGCCCACCGAAACCGATCTGTCGCTGAAGTGCGACGACACAGCCGATGACGACTTCGCCGGGGTGGACGGGGTCGATCAGCGCAAACCCAAGAAGCCCAACACCGAGTACAAACCGGGATCGGGCGACGACGGCGGCAATAGCGAATCCGGGCCGGCCAGGCCCCAGCTGTTCGCCTCCTCGATCGGCGTGAGTGTGCTGCTGCCTCCCGGCGGGGAGCTGCAACTCATCGCCCGCTGGGGCGACTACGTCCGGCTCGCCGAGGCAGCCAATCCCGATGCCGCCGCCAGCATCGCCCGTGAGGAGCCTGGATCGCGCGAGGCATCTCGCGAGCAGCAGATCTGGCAGCGCACCTCCCACGAGGAGGCGTTGGCCCTCAACCACAGCGAGATCACCGCCACCAGAGGCCTCACCGGCCGGCCCTGGCCCAACAGCAACGGCCTGCACCTGCGCTGGCATTGCCGCCCGGCACCCGCCAGCCAGGGCTATGCCGCCGGCACCGTGGCCGTCACGCTCTTTCTCACCAATGAGCGCAAGAAGGCCATCACCCTCGTGGAGCGCGATCAGCAGTCGGCCTTCCAGGCCGAGCTGGAGCTGCGCTGTCCCCAGGGCTTCGTGGCACGGCTTGATCCACACGCGGGCCGTGCCAGCGGCGACTGGGATGAGGCCGTCAATGCCCTGCAGTTCCGCGATGCCCGCGAGTACGGCGTGGGCCACAACGTGGGCGTGGAGGTGGAGACCGCCCCGGATGGCGGCTGCACACGCCTGCGCACCACCTGGATCCCCCAGGCCACTGTGGAGAAGGTGGTGCCCCGCGCCGATGTGGGCTGCGAGCTGGCCATGGAGGAGCTCGACCGCCTGGCCAGTCAGGGCTTCGAGGCCATACGCGCGGCCCTGATGCCCCTGGTGGATCGCTACCAGGAGTGGATCGAGCAGCAGGCCGCCGTGGCCGGGCTCAATGCCCAGCAGCAGGCCACCGCCGAGCAACTGCTCGCCAATGCCCGCAGCCAATCCCAGCGCATCGCCCGCGGCATCGAGGCCCTCGCCGAGCCCGACATCCGCGACGCCTTCGCCATCGCCAATCGCACCATGGCGGCAGCCGCCCGCCAGCGCTATGGCGTGATGCAGGGCCTCAAGGCCGACGACCCATCACTCCGGCCACCGGCCTGGCGGCCCTTTCAGCTGGCTTTCCTGCTGATGAATCTGGTGGGCATTGCCCGGCCCAATGATCCGCAGGTCGATCCCCAGCGCGAGCGTGAGAACGTCGACCTGCTGTTCTTCCCCACCGGCGGCGGCAAGACGGAGGCCTACCTGGGGCTGGCCGCCTTCACGCTGGTGATGAGGCGCCTGCGCCATGGCGGATCCCTGCAGGCCGGTGGGCTGAGCGTGCTGATGCGCTACACCCTGCGCCTGCTCACCCTCGACCAGCTGGGCCGCGCCTCCACCCTGATCTGCGCCCTCGAACTCGAGCGCCAGAAGCAACCGGAAAAGCTCGGCAGCTGGCCATTTGAGATCGGTCTCTGGGTGGGCCAGGCCGGCACCCCCAACCGCATGGGCGGCAAGGGCAACAACAACGAATCCACCGCCCGCCTGCGGGTGCGCGCCTACAACGACGGCAAGACCCCGATCAAGCCGATCCCGATCGACACCTGCCCCTGGTGCGGCGTGGAGTTCGGCAAGCGCTCCCTGCTCGATCCCAGACCCTGCGGCACCGCCGGGGTGTTCAACCTCTTGCGCCAGGGCCGCCCCGATGGCGACAACCCCGAAGAGCTGCGTGTCGCCTGCCTGAACCGCGACTGCGCCTTCAAGGGCACCACCGGCCGCAACTATCTGCCGCTGGTGGCCGTCGACGACATGATCTATCGCCGCCTGCCGTCGTTTCTGATCGCCACCGTCGACAAATTCGCCTCACTCCCCTGGGAGGGCCGCAGCGGCAAGTTGTTCGGCAAGGCCACCCATGTGCTCGATGGCCAGGGCTTCTACGGCCCCGCCGATGGCGACGACGCCAGCAAGGGCGTGCGCCTCGCCGATCGGCTCGATCCGCCTGATCTGGTGATTCAGGACGAGCTGCACCTGATTTCCGGCCCACTCGGCTCCATGGCAGGGTTGTACGAGGCCGTGATCGATGAGCTCTGTAGCCGCGATGGTCTGCGGCCCAAGATCGTGGCCTCCACCGCCACCGTGCGCCGCGCCAGTGAGCAGATGCGGGCGCTGTTCGGCCGCAACGACTCCTCGATCTTTCCCGCCCCCGGCCCCGATCGCCGCGATTCCTTCTTCGCCGTCACGGTGCCGGCCGATCAGGTGCCTGGGCGGCTCTATGTGGGCCTGAGCGCCCCGGGCCGCAATGTGAAGGCTCTCTTGCTGCGCGCCTCACTGGCCCTGATGAGCGGCGCCCAGCTGGCCTGGAAGGCTGCCGAAAAGCAGCGCACCGCTCAGCGCAAACGCGGTGAGACACCCGGCCCGAACCCGGCCGATCCCTACATGACCCTGCTGGGCTACTTCAACACGATCAAGGAGCTGGGCATCAGTCGCCGCCTGATCGAAGAGGAACTCACCTCCCAGCTCGCCACCCATGGCGAGCGGGTTCGCCTGGGCGACAAGGCAGAGCGGAGTGCCAACCGCAAGATCGCCAACATTCCGCTGGAGCTCACCTCCCGCGTCTCCACCACTGAGGTGAGCACCACCAAGGATCGCCTGGCCCGCAGCTTCGACGACAAGGAGCGCGTGGATGTGGCCCTGGCCACCAACATGATCTCGGTGGGTCTCGACATCACCCGCCTCGGCCTGATGCTGATGCTCGGCCAACCCAAGACCACCGCCGAATACATCCAGGCCAGCAGCCGTGTGGGCCGGGATTCCGAGAAACCTGGTCTGGTGGTGGTGCTGCTCAACCCCAACCGGCCGCGCGATCGCTCCCACTACGAGCACTTCGCTTACAGCCACGACGTCTTCTACCGCGATGTGGAGGCCACCAGCGTCACCCCCTTCTCGGAGCGTGCTCTGGAGCGGGGCTTGCCCGCCATCACCGTGGCTCTGGCGCGGCACCTCAGTGATCAGCTCACCCCGTCCAGCCGTGCCGGTGATGTGGCGGCCCTGGCCGAGGTTCGTGAAGCCGTGGCGGAGGCGCTCAGGCGGCGGGTGGCCATCGGCCTGGTCCATGTCCCTGCGGATGCCGATGCCCAGGCCTCCTCCGTGGCGGAGCAGGTGCGTCACATCGTCGACGACTGGTGTGCGATTGCCCAGAAGCACGGACGGATGGAATACGGCCGGGAAGACGGTGTGTTGCCACCGTTGCTGCGCACCCCGCTCGATCCCCAGTTGCTGGAGCTCGACGACGAGCGAGAAAAGCAGTTCAAGGCCAATCGCAGCCTGCGCGATGTGGAACCGTCTGCGCTGCTGCTTAAGGACCGCCTGCAGACCACCACCCGAGGCTGA
- a CDS encoding DEAD/DEAH box helicase: MFHPSWVNDVRGRNCPIKGTHLKEAIEELLQNSDIIHGQASLDTELRILRECLGIIESLIGPSLLNDHLHNLAWEESKRHLLARYAQELGDGTSKSWINSLQRSIKRDADRGWSSYIRRACGATYQAIGDQLAPPVTRERVRQLLNRVALVIGVAPDTLSARIQGNVSEHARARQLASIRSWLDRFGRLAFKGDQPQGDEDLECWDATLAMNPKQRLDIYQKHAIPVPDNEWDLHYEWICNSSFSMGNCYWKDFECLRQFLLRHAAALGHPTAMPKQTSLPRRVGRIVQDFGGQSKVARTLGLRYQGQLVGENGGRTYWTEDKLSKLLDDVNQFHNQDLSLMPSYAQIYEFFKEQIDEPYAGKNPGSPIAGMTRQGQLHWSEVASRFGKQFVAGSSTANITLAYIKAFVRDLGEHLEALTSSELYVLFQAQGINRGDKEKFSRTFDLLVDAVQSGMVKREDLQAWADNNDVDSINGLLEFGSSLKAETNQADKEALLLQKRSKQLQREFAEEKHIALISSDDLPHVDPVKTLLALDKAASVVESTATDADRIEFLKAKATAKLWDACFADADALIDRLQAMNVEADTYSSEVRSSFLEEYEGARSLEIPPSYRFCDLKGRPRQPKLMQRLVAFRLKRDYRLLNLSGTGTGKTLSAVFAAQVCGCRRILISCPNGVVSNWQRTFSSAYPDAVIHIKPDDWQLPELDDRAHVVIVNHERFQNHFMQSLLEFCLGFRADLIVIDEIHQAKQRDRDKTSQRRHLMDQFIFTSGNLNSELRVLGLSATPVINNLLEGRSLIELVSQEALDGVDEEMDLNACMNLYQHFIVHGIRMNPGQLPRTELVLMDVDATQVLPQIIGATRRGSFHDVEQLLVQPKLAALDACLKHGEKTVIFITYIKNTLDPLCQWLKQHGFSHSVYTGGDKEARESGFDDSLDEFIRGSADVLVASIQCAGTGVDGLQSVCNQAIFLQLPWTSTDFEQAIGRLDRDGTEFDSVKIYLPITDIYLPNGDRWSWCRSKLDRIRSKRDIAKAAVDGEVPDEVSMISPSKASEYWLGWLTRLESECL; this comes from the coding sequence ATGTTCCACCCGTCCTGGGTTAACGATGTCAGGGGCCGGAACTGTCCAATAAAAGGCACCCACCTCAAAGAGGCCATTGAGGAATTGCTCCAGAACAGCGATATCATTCATGGCCAGGCCTCACTGGATACAGAGCTGAGAATACTGAGGGAGTGCCTTGGAATTATCGAATCACTAATCGGCCCATCACTCCTCAACGATCATCTTCACAATCTTGCCTGGGAGGAATCAAAACGGCACTTGCTTGCGCGCTACGCGCAAGAACTTGGCGATGGCACGTCGAAGTCCTGGATCAATAGCCTTCAGAGAAGTATCAAGAGAGATGCGGATCGGGGCTGGTCTTCTTACATCAGAAGAGCTTGCGGCGCAACCTATCAAGCCATTGGCGACCAGCTTGCACCCCCAGTCACCCGAGAGCGTGTCAGGCAGCTGCTTAACAGGGTGGCCCTCGTCATTGGTGTTGCGCCAGATACTCTCTCCGCACGAATCCAAGGCAACGTTAGCGAGCATGCAAGAGCCAGGCAGCTTGCGAGTATTCGGTCCTGGCTCGACCGTTTCGGGCGTCTTGCATTCAAAGGCGATCAGCCACAGGGCGACGAGGATCTGGAATGCTGGGACGCGACCCTGGCAATGAACCCGAAACAGCGGCTGGACATCTATCAGAAACATGCCATCCCTGTTCCAGATAACGAGTGGGATCTGCATTACGAATGGATCTGCAACAGCAGCTTTTCCATGGGGAATTGCTACTGGAAAGATTTTGAGTGCTTAAGGCAGTTTCTCTTGCGGCATGCAGCGGCACTGGGGCATCCCACAGCGATGCCCAAACAGACATCGCTACCCCGTCGCGTGGGCCGAATTGTTCAGGACTTTGGTGGCCAGAGCAAAGTTGCGCGCACTCTAGGTCTCCGGTATCAGGGCCAACTCGTGGGTGAAAATGGTGGTCGAACTTATTGGACCGAGGACAAGCTTTCCAAGCTGTTGGATGACGTCAATCAGTTCCACAATCAAGACCTGTCACTGATGCCGTCCTATGCCCAGATCTACGAGTTCTTCAAAGAGCAGATCGACGAACCGTATGCTGGCAAGAATCCTGGCTCACCTATCGCCGGAATGACACGGCAGGGTCAGCTGCACTGGAGCGAAGTGGCCAGCCGTTTTGGCAAACAGTTCGTCGCAGGATCATCGACAGCCAACATTACACTGGCCTACATCAAGGCCTTTGTTCGTGATCTAGGGGAACATCTAGAAGCCCTCACCTCCTCTGAGCTCTATGTACTATTCCAGGCGCAGGGCATCAACCGGGGAGACAAAGAGAAGTTCAGCCGCACATTTGATTTGCTTGTCGATGCGGTCCAATCCGGCATGGTCAAACGCGAAGACCTTCAGGCCTGGGCTGACAATAATGACGTCGACTCCATCAATGGGCTCCTGGAATTCGGGTCCAGCTTGAAGGCCGAAACAAATCAGGCGGACAAAGAGGCTCTACTTCTGCAAAAGCGCTCGAAGCAGCTGCAGCGTGAATTCGCTGAGGAGAAGCACATTGCCCTGATCTCCAGCGATGATCTACCGCACGTCGATCCCGTTAAAACCCTTCTAGCGTTAGACAAAGCCGCGAGTGTGGTAGAAAGCACTGCTACAGATGCCGATCGCATCGAGTTCTTAAAAGCAAAAGCCACCGCAAAGCTCTGGGACGCCTGCTTCGCGGATGCAGACGCTTTGATTGACCGGCTTCAAGCCATGAATGTCGAGGCGGATACTTACAGTAGTGAAGTGCGGTCTTCCTTCCTTGAGGAGTACGAAGGGGCTCGCTCTCTAGAGATCCCACCCAGCTACAGATTCTGCGATCTGAAGGGTCGTCCACGGCAACCAAAGCTCATGCAGCGCCTCGTGGCATTTCGTCTGAAGCGAGATTACAGGCTGCTCAACCTCAGCGGGACAGGGACCGGCAAAACCCTCTCAGCTGTATTTGCGGCTCAAGTCTGTGGTTGTAGGCGGATTCTGATTTCTTGCCCAAATGGAGTGGTCTCTAACTGGCAACGCACATTCAGCTCTGCATACCCCGATGCAGTCATCCATATTAAGCCTGATGATTGGCAGCTGCCAGAGCTTGATGATAGAGCTCATGTGGTCATTGTGAATCATGAGAGATTCCAAAATCACTTCATGCAATCCCTGCTTGAATTCTGCCTTGGCTTTCGGGCTGACCTGATTGTTATCGATGAGATCCATCAGGCCAAGCAGCGAGATAGGGACAAAACCAGCCAGCGACGGCACTTAATGGATCAGTTCATATTTACGTCCGGCAATCTCAACAGTGAGCTGCGTGTCCTTGGTCTGTCGGCCACACCAGTTATCAACAACTTGCTTGAAGGGCGTTCTCTGATTGAGCTGGTGAGCCAAGAGGCTCTTGATGGCGTAGACGAGGAGATGGACCTCAATGCCTGCATGAATCTTTATCAGCATTTTATTGTGCACGGCATTCGCATGAACCCAGGGCAGCTGCCGCGCACGGAGCTTGTTCTTATGGATGTGGATGCCACACAGGTCCTGCCGCAGATCATTGGCGCCACCAGACGCGGGAGCTTCCACGATGTGGAGCAGTTGTTGGTGCAGCCAAAGCTCGCCGCCTTGGATGCTTGTCTTAAGCACGGCGAGAAGACAGTAATCTTCATCACATACATCAAGAACACGCTGGATCCGCTGTGCCAATGGCTGAAGCAACATGGCTTCAGCCATAGTGTCTACACCGGTGGTGATAAAGAAGCCCGTGAGTCGGGGTTTGATGATTCCTTAGATGAGTTCATCCGGGGATCAGCTGACGTCCTGGTGGCTTCCATTCAATGCGCTGGCACCGGTGTCGACGGCCTTCAGTCAGTTTGTAACCAGGCAATTTTTCTGCAGCTCCCGTGGACTTCAACGGATTTCGAACAGGCCATCGGACGATTGGATCGAGATGGCACAGAGTTTGATTCAGTGAAGATTTATCTTCCCATCACGGATATCTATCTTCCCAATGGCGACCGTTGGAGCTGGTGCCGATCGAAGTTGGATCGAATTCGCTCCAAGCGTGATATCGCCAAGGCAGCCGTGGATGGAGAAGTGCCTGATGAAGTCTCAATGATCAGCCCCAGCAAGGCCAGCGAGTATTGGCTTGGCTGGTTGACGCGTCTGGAGAGCGAGTGTCTGTGA
- a CDS encoding IS3 family transposase, protein MRKLVDHDHPELSISRQCALLGLPRSTLYYRPTPVRVSTLRIMARIDALYLEDPCSGSRRMVDYLAQDGIPISRDRVRNLMRRMGLRAIYQKPRTTVPGDPSVRFPCLVDLTQVTSVDQVWATDITYIPLQKGFLYLVAIMDLHSRHVLSWRLSNSLDTKFCLEALEMALGGGRRPEIFHSDQGCQFTSADFVARLKGERIQISWSGRKRCYDNILVERLWRTVKYEEVYLRAYSDGWDAEISLARFLWRYCHVRPHSSLGGKTPHAVYTEAEPCSTRPGLTMSGAGTVQ, encoded by the coding sequence CTGCGCAAGCTGGTCGATCACGACCACCCCGAGCTCAGCATCAGCAGGCAGTGTGCGCTGCTGGGGCTGCCTCGATCCACGCTGTACTACCGGCCGACACCGGTCCGTGTATCGACGCTGCGGATCATGGCCAGGATCGATGCTCTCTACCTGGAGGATCCCTGCAGCGGCAGCCGCCGGATGGTGGACTATCTGGCCCAAGATGGTATCCCGATCAGCCGAGATCGAGTGCGAAACCTCATGCGGCGCATGGGATTACGGGCGATCTACCAGAAGCCCCGGACGACGGTTCCAGGTGATCCGTCCGTGCGGTTCCCCTGCCTGGTGGACCTCACGCAGGTCACGTCGGTGGATCAGGTCTGGGCGACCGACATCACCTACATCCCTCTGCAGAAAGGGTTCCTCTATCTGGTGGCGATCATGGATCTCCATTCCAGGCATGTGCTCAGCTGGAGGCTCTCCAACAGCCTTGACACGAAGTTCTGTCTGGAGGCCCTGGAGATGGCCTTGGGAGGCGGCCGTAGGCCAGAGATCTTCCACTCCGATCAAGGCTGTCAGTTCACGTCCGCTGACTTTGTGGCCAGACTCAAAGGGGAGCGGATCCAGATCAGCTGGTCCGGCAGAAAGCGGTGCTACGACAACATCCTTGTTGAACGGCTGTGGAGGACTGTCAAGTACGAGGAGGTCTACCTACGGGCATACAGCGATGGCTGGGACGCTGAAATCAGCCTGGCCCGCTTCCTGTGGCGGTATTGCCATGTAAGACCTCACAGTTCCCTTGGAGGCAAAACTCCCCACGCGGTCTACACTGAGGCCGAACCATGTTCCACCCGTCCTGGGTTAACGATGTCAGGGGCCGGAACTGTCCAATAA
- a CDS encoding transposase, whose product MSKRRTHSPEFKARVAMEAISGRKTIQEIAADHAIHPIQVSQWKRQLLDGASELFTRGKKTKDKEEGQAKEAELFQQIGRLQMELEWLKKKSQLL is encoded by the coding sequence ATGAGCAAGCGCCGCACCCACAGCCCCGAGTTCAAGGCCAGGGTCGCCATGGAGGCGATCAGTGGCCGCAAGACGATCCAGGAGATCGCCGCCGACCACGCCATCCACCCGATCCAGGTGAGCCAGTGGAAGCGGCAGCTCCTGGACGGTGCCAGCGAGCTCTTCACCCGAGGCAAGAAGACCAAGGACAAGGAGGAGGGGCAGGCCAAGGAGGCGGAGCTGTTCCAGCAGATCGGACGGCTGCAGATGGAGCTGGAGTGGCTCAAAAAAAAGTCTCAACTGCTCTGA